In Novipirellula galeiformis, one DNA window encodes the following:
- the rpsF gene encoding 30S ribosomal protein S6, whose amino-acid sequence MAKNTYETLFILDSNQYARDPGGVSKQIEQIITEHEGNVLVSRLWMEQRLAYPIDKHQKGTYWLTYFEIEGANLVKIERAFQLCEPILRELTLKLDPRLVEPMLANARGELFTQSSAGDDNASGEGGAKDAEAESDSVATSEA is encoded by the coding sequence GTGGCGAAAAACACTTACGAAACGCTATTCATCCTCGATAGCAACCAATACGCACGCGATCCAGGCGGCGTTAGCAAGCAGATCGAACAGATCATCACCGAACACGAAGGCAACGTTCTCGTTAGCCGATTGTGGATGGAACAACGCTTGGCTTACCCAATCGACAAGCACCAAAAGGGAACGTATTGGTTGACCTACTTCGAGATTGAAGGTGCAAACCTCGTCAAAATCGAACGAGCGTTCCAACTCTGCGAGCCAATCTTGCGTGAACTCACTCTGAAGCTCGATCCACGCTTGGTTGAGCCGATGCTCGCCAACGCCCGTGGCGAGTTGTTCACTCAATCTTCGGCAGGCGATGACAACGCCAGCGGCGAAGGTGGAGCCAAGGACGCGGAAGCCGAAAGCGATTCGGTTGCCACCTCCGAAGCGTAG
- the ssb gene encoding single-stranded DNA-binding protein, giving the protein MASYNRVVLVGNITRDIELKYTQGGTAVTEVTIAVNDRRKSATGEWVEETTFVDVTLWGRTAEVASEYLSKGSPILVEGRLKLDMWETDGQKRSKLRVVGERMQMLSGNSGGGGGGEQRQRSQPQQRDSVHESNYESQDYQEPPRSRAPQPHPGGGQDAGQREAQPTGNGPGYDDPNIPF; this is encoded by the coding sequence ATGGCAAGCTATAATCGCGTCGTCCTTGTTGGCAACATTACGCGTGACATCGAACTGAAGTACACCCAAGGTGGCACGGCGGTTACGGAAGTCACGATTGCCGTCAACGATCGCCGAAAATCGGCTACCGGGGAATGGGTCGAAGAGACGACATTTGTGGATGTGACTTTGTGGGGGCGAACCGCCGAAGTCGCAAGCGAGTACCTGAGCAAAGGATCACCCATCCTTGTCGAAGGTCGACTGAAGCTCGACATGTGGGAAACCGATGGCCAGAAGCGCAGCAAGCTTCGCGTCGTCGGCGAGCGCATGCAGATGCTAAGCGGGAACAGTGGTGGCGGAGGAGGAGGCGAGCAGCGTCAGCGCAGCCAACCTCAACAGCGTGATTCGGTTCACGAAAGCAACTACGAATCCCAAGACTACCAAGAGCCACCGAGAAGCCGCGCCCCACAGCCCCATCCGGGCGGTGGTCAAGACGCGGGTCAACGCGAGGCGCAACCGACCGGCAACGGGCCCGGTTACGATGATCCGAATATCCCATTCTAG
- the rplI gene encoding 50S ribosomal protein L9, whose product MPKPKTSTGRTFNRPFKRLPKGENGGIQLLLIHNVEHLGKQGDIVEVRSGYALNYLLPQGLATLASDHHKRMVEKHREKLRALELEKLKSYRDLSDELGKQSITIEANANDEGHLYGSVGAHEIVDALKGAGFTLAQDQIRLEGPLKELGLYTVKVHLHSEVEASLKVWVVPTVVSEEV is encoded by the coding sequence ATGCCGAAACCAAAGACAAGCACTGGTCGAACGTTCAATCGACCCTTCAAACGTTTGCCCAAAGGCGAAAACGGCGGTATTCAACTGCTGTTGATCCACAACGTCGAACATCTCGGCAAGCAAGGCGACATCGTCGAAGTGCGATCCGGTTACGCGTTGAACTACCTGTTGCCTCAGGGGCTGGCCACCTTGGCGAGCGACCACCACAAGCGGATGGTCGAAAAGCATCGTGAGAAATTGCGTGCCCTGGAGCTCGAAAAGCTCAAGAGCTACCGCGACTTGTCCGACGAACTCGGCAAGCAATCCATTACAATCGAAGCGAACGCAAACGACGAAGGCCACCTCTACGGCAGCGTCGGAGCCCACGAGATCGTCGATGCCCTCAAGGGTGCTGGGTTCACGTTGGCACAAGACCAAATTCGCCTCGAAGGTCCCCTCAAGGAACTCGGCTTGTACACCGTCAAGGTGCACTTGCACAGCGAAGTCGAAGCGTCGCTGAAAGTTTGGGTGGTTCCAACCGTGGTTTCGGAAGAAGTCTAA
- the ppdK gene encoding pyruvate, phosphate dikinase — protein sequence MAKKAGSADKMVYYFGKSKTEGRGASKSILGGKGVNLAEMTAIGLPVPPGFTITTQVCDAYYKSGEKMPKGLMDEVNQAVKTLEKETGKKFGDDANPLLVSVRSGAAVSMPGMMNTILNLGLNDAAAEGLAKATKNERFAYDAYRRLINMFGDVVMGMDHHVFEKAFDAVKKKFKVSEDTDVPAEGLKQLCEDYKAVYKKATGNDFPQDPIKQLELSIMAVFSSWNTTRAVRYREIEGIRGLLGTAVNVQSMVYGNMGEDSGTGVAFTRNPNTGENKFFGEFLINAQGEDVVAGIRTPQPVAEMPKWNRAVHKELLAIKKTLEDHYTEMQDIEFTIERGTLYMLQTRTGKRTGVAAVKIACDMVKEKLIDQKTAVLRVPANDLTQLLLPSFKPTARNAADVLTRGLPASPGAAVGKLAFSAEEARQRADAGEMVILVRKETSPEDVDGMNAAAGILTSTGGMTSHAAVVARGWGKCCVAGAGDVEINEKGKKIKVAGRTFGVKDVISLDGTTGEVMSGEVETQEPKLSGDFAKLMKWADEYRTLAIRTNADSPADSKRAREFGAEGIGLCRTEHMFFDAERITHMRTMILAQDEKDRRAALKKLLPFQRKDFEGIFKAMNGLPVTVRLLDPPLHEFLPHETASQKIVAKELGVSAAEVAKRGEALHESNPMLGHRGCRLSVTYPEILEMQVRAIVEAAINCAGKKIKAMPEIMIPLVGTANELELLRKKVEATIEETKAAKKFDGKLDISIGTMIEIPRAALTANEIAAHADFFSFGTNDLTQMTFGYSRDDVNTFLPDYLQQEILNVDPFQSLDTSGVGQLVEMGVEKGRSVKKGLKVGICGEHGGDPASIDFCHKAGLDYVSCSPFRVPIARLAAAQAALNAKK from the coding sequence ATGGCAAAGAAAGCTGGCTCAGCTGACAAGATGGTCTATTACTTCGGCAAGTCAAAAACCGAAGGCCGCGGTGCAAGCAAATCGATCTTGGGCGGCAAAGGGGTGAACCTTGCTGAAATGACCGCGATTGGTCTTCCGGTTCCTCCGGGATTCACCATCACCACCCAAGTTTGCGACGCGTATTACAAGTCGGGCGAAAAGATGCCCAAGGGCTTGATGGACGAAGTCAACCAAGCGGTGAAAACGCTTGAGAAAGAAACGGGCAAAAAGTTCGGTGACGACGCAAACCCATTGCTCGTCAGCGTTCGCTCCGGTGCAGCGGTAAGTATGCCGGGCATGATGAACACGATTTTGAACCTGGGTCTGAATGACGCGGCCGCCGAAGGGCTCGCCAAAGCGACCAAGAACGAGCGTTTCGCGTATGACGCGTACCGCCGCTTGATCAACATGTTCGGTGACGTGGTCATGGGCATGGACCACCACGTCTTCGAGAAAGCATTCGATGCGGTCAAGAAGAAATTCAAGGTCAGCGAAGACACCGATGTTCCCGCCGAAGGTCTGAAGCAACTTTGCGAAGACTACAAAGCGGTTTACAAGAAGGCGACCGGGAACGATTTCCCGCAAGACCCGATCAAGCAACTTGAGCTTTCGATCATGGCGGTATTCTCGTCATGGAACACGACCCGCGCGGTCCGCTATCGCGAAATCGAAGGCATCCGTGGCTTGCTCGGAACCGCCGTCAACGTGCAATCGATGGTTTACGGCAACATGGGCGAAGACTCGGGAACGGGCGTCGCATTCACCCGTAACCCGAACACCGGTGAAAACAAATTCTTCGGTGAGTTCTTGATCAACGCTCAGGGCGAAGACGTCGTCGCGGGCATCCGAACTCCACAACCTGTGGCTGAAATGCCAAAGTGGAACCGCGCCGTTCACAAAGAATTGTTGGCGATCAAAAAGACGCTCGAAGATCACTACACCGAGATGCAAGACATCGAGTTCACGATCGAGCGTGGCACGTTGTACATGCTGCAAACCCGCACCGGAAAGCGAACCGGCGTTGCCGCCGTCAAGATCGCTTGCGACATGGTCAAGGAAAAGTTGATCGATCAAAAGACTGCCGTTTTGCGTGTCCCCGCGAACGACTTGACCCAATTGTTGCTGCCTAGCTTCAAGCCGACGGCGCGAAACGCGGCGGACGTTCTGACACGTGGCTTGCCCGCTTCCCCAGGTGCAGCGGTTGGTAAGTTGGCGTTCAGTGCCGAAGAAGCACGCCAACGAGCCGATGCTGGCGAAATGGTGATCTTGGTTCGTAAAGAAACCAGCCCCGAAGACGTCGACGGCATGAACGCCGCTGCGGGTATTTTGACCAGCACCGGCGGGATGACCAGCCACGCTGCGGTTGTCGCTCGCGGTTGGGGCAAGTGCTGTGTTGCCGGTGCCGGCGATGTTGAAATCAACGAAAAAGGCAAGAAGATCAAAGTCGCCGGACGTACCTTCGGTGTCAAAGACGTGATCAGCCTTGATGGCACCACCGGCGAAGTGATGTCGGGCGAAGTGGAAACACAAGAGCCGAAACTGTCCGGCGACTTCGCCAAGTTGATGAAATGGGCCGATGAGTATCGCACGCTGGCGATTCGCACCAACGCGGATTCGCCCGCCGACAGCAAGCGAGCTCGCGAATTCGGTGCCGAGGGAATCGGACTTTGCCGTACCGAGCACATGTTCTTCGACGCCGAGCGAATCACGCACATGCGTACGATGATCTTGGCTCAAGACGAAAAAGACCGTCGCGCCGCACTGAAGAAATTGCTGCCGTTCCAACGCAAAGACTTCGAAGGCATCTTCAAGGCGATGAACGGACTTCCCGTGACCGTTCGCTTGCTTGACCCACCTTTGCACGAATTCTTGCCTCACGAAACCGCGAGTCAAAAAATCGTCGCTAAAGAGCTGGGCGTTTCCGCTGCCGAAGTTGCCAAGCGTGGCGAAGCGCTGCATGAGTCCAACCCCATGCTTGGACACCGCGGTTGCCGCTTGAGCGTGACCTATCCGGAAATCCTCGAGATGCAGGTGCGTGCGATTGTCGAAGCGGCAATCAATTGTGCAGGCAAGAAGATCAAGGCGATGCCGGAGATCATGATCCCGCTTGTGGGTACCGCTAACGAACTCGAGCTTCTTCGCAAGAAGGTGGAAGCCACGATCGAAGAAACCAAGGCAGCCAAGAAGTTCGATGGCAAGTTGGACATCTCGATCGGTACGATGATCGAGATCCCACGCGCTGCGTTGACGGCGAACGAAATCGCGGCTCACGCCGACTTCTTCAGCTTCGGCACGAACGACTTGACCCAAATGACATTTGGTTATAGCCGTGACGATGTGAACACGTTCTTGCCAGATTACTTGCAACAAGAAATTCTGAACGTTGACCCCTTCCAATCGCTCGACACCAGCGGCGTAGGCCAATTGGTCGAAATGGGCGTCGAGAAGGGACGCAGTGTCAAGAAGGGCTTGAAGGTCGGTATCTGTGGCGAGCACGGAGGGGATCCTGCCTCGATCGATTTCTGTCACAAAGCCGGCTTGGACTACGTCAGCTGCAGTCCGTTCCGCGTGCCGATTGCACGTTTGGCAGCGGCTCAAGCGGCATTGAACGCCAAGAAGTAG
- a CDS encoding homoserine dehydrogenase, translating into MERTNIAIVGLGTVGSGVAKLLLDHGDRTARHAGRTLWLKKAVVRDLAKPREIDLPAGVATDSLDDVINDPEISVVAQLIGGLEPARSIMLKLLESGKDIVTANKALLAEHGPELFTRARELGRSIAFEASVAGGIPIIANISQCLSANQICSLEGILNGTSNFIVTQMDEKGASYNDVVRKAQELGYAEADPAMDVDGTDAAQKLAILSHLAFGATVNWSEIPRIGIDGLDPDDLRYSRQLGYRIKLLALANLADDGLELSVAPTLVRIGTPLAEVRDAFNAIRVVGDAVGPVFYHGLGAGQMPTASAVVADLIDTAVGRTRLTFQTLEYFSIGQPPRAKLRDADTLVGRNYLRLNVANHPGTLASITTVLAKHQISIASVMQHEGENGATPLDSVPLVIMTHEATEGSAQAATREIESLDSITGPVVRLRVKD; encoded by the coding sequence ATGGAAAGAACAAACATTGCCATTGTTGGCCTGGGAACCGTTGGCTCCGGCGTCGCTAAGTTACTGCTTGATCATGGTGATCGCACCGCTCGACATGCTGGCCGCACACTGTGGTTAAAAAAGGCAGTCGTTCGCGACCTGGCAAAGCCTCGCGAGATCGATCTTCCCGCAGGCGTTGCCACCGATTCGCTTGACGACGTGATCAACGATCCGGAAATTTCCGTTGTCGCTCAGTTGATTGGCGGCTTGGAACCGGCGCGTTCGATCATGTTGAAGCTGCTCGAATCGGGCAAGGACATCGTCACGGCCAACAAGGCTCTTTTAGCCGAGCACGGCCCCGAATTGTTCACGCGAGCCCGTGAACTTGGTCGCAGCATCGCGTTCGAAGCCTCCGTCGCCGGTGGCATCCCGATTATCGCCAACATCAGCCAATGCTTGTCCGCCAATCAGATTTGCTCGCTTGAGGGGATCCTTAACGGCACCAGCAATTTCATCGTCACTCAAATGGACGAGAAAGGGGCTTCGTATAACGACGTCGTTCGCAAAGCCCAGGAACTCGGTTACGCCGAAGCGGATCCCGCCATGGATGTCGATGGCACCGATGCGGCTCAGAAACTGGCGATCCTTTCGCATCTTGCCTTTGGGGCGACCGTGAACTGGTCTGAGATCCCCCGGATAGGAATCGACGGGCTCGATCCCGATGATTTGCGTTACAGCCGACAATTGGGCTACCGAATCAAACTGCTAGCGTTGGCTAACCTTGCCGACGATGGACTCGAGCTTTCGGTCGCGCCGACGCTGGTCCGCATCGGAACACCGCTGGCCGAAGTGCGTGACGCGTTCAATGCAATTCGAGTCGTGGGGGATGCGGTGGGGCCGGTGTTCTACCATGGGCTGGGGGCGGGCCAGATGCCGACTGCCTCAGCGGTCGTCGCGGACCTGATTGACACAGCGGTAGGTCGCACCCGTTTGACCTTCCAAACGCTTGAATACTTTTCCATCGGCCAACCGCCGCGAGCTAAACTCCGCGATGCCGACACGTTAGTCGGACGTAACTATCTACGTCTGAATGTTGCCAATCATCCCGGGACGCTGGCCTCGATCACAACGGTCTTGGCGAAGCATCAAATCTCGATCGCGTCGGTGATGCAACACGAGGGTGAAAACGGAGCGACACCGCTCGATTCGGTACCGTTGGTGATCATGACGCACGAAGCCACCGAGGGGTCCGCCCAAGCCGCCACGCGAGAAATCGAGTCACTCGACTCCATCACCGGTCCGGTTGTACGGCTTAGAGTGAAGGATTGA
- a CDS encoding ATP-binding cassette domain-containing protein produces MIQVQHLTKAYEDVHRGRFIAVDRVSFSIGPGEIFGLLGPNGAGKTTVLRILSTVLSPTSGIANVAGHDVVHDSAEVRRRIGFVSNNTAMYDRMTAWEMVGYFGRLHGMTRDELRERLETLFTQLRMNDFRDVPGAKMSTGMKQKVSIARALVHNPPVLVFDEATLGLDVMVARNLLAIVRDLRDRGKCLIFSTHIMSEVEKLCDRIAIMHQGRILDSGTLENLRERHGEEDFEEVFFGLLSKHEQGDAELHGQANSGAMA; encoded by the coding sequence ATGATTCAAGTTCAACACCTAACCAAGGCCTACGAAGATGTGCACCGTGGTCGCTTTATCGCCGTCGACCGCGTTTCGTTTTCAATCGGTCCCGGTGAAATCTTTGGTTTGCTCGGGCCCAATGGCGCAGGCAAAACCACGGTCCTTCGCATTCTCAGCACCGTGCTGAGCCCCACCTCGGGGATCGCCAATGTCGCCGGGCATGACGTCGTCCATGACTCGGCCGAAGTGCGACGACGGATCGGCTTCGTGAGCAATAACACCGCCATGTACGACCGCATGACGGCTTGGGAAATGGTCGGCTATTTCGGTCGCTTGCACGGCATGACACGCGACGAACTACGCGAGCGGTTGGAAACGTTGTTCACGCAATTACGCATGAACGATTTCCGCGATGTTCCCGGCGCGAAGATGTCGACCGGCATGAAGCAAAAAGTCTCGATCGCACGCGCCTTAGTTCACAACCCACCGGTGCTCGTTTTCGACGAAGCCACGCTCGGACTCGACGTGATGGTGGCCCGCAACTTGTTAGCGATCGTGCGAGATCTCCGCGATCGCGGCAAGTGTTTGATCTTCTCGACTCATATCATGAGCGAAGTGGAAAAGCTCTGTGATCGGATTGCCATCATGCATCAAGGTCGCATCCTCGATAGCGGCACTCTGGAAAATTTGCGTGAGCGTCATGGCGAAGAGGACTTTGAGGAAGTCTTCTTTGGATTGCTCAGTAAACATGAACAGGGGGACGCTGAATTGCACGGACAGGCGAACTCAGGAGCGATGGCATGA
- a CDS encoding ABC transporter permease subunit/CPBP intramembrane protease — protein sequence MNQSAKQKHLAAKNHDRLGWASVWLIYVREMRDQLRDRRTLFTIAVLPVLLYPLVGTLLLQMVQFTQHHNTNVCVIGTDHLTDVPELVGDDCFVERLVSEDDPLQVVTYQWDDVATNRSVDQRARDWVSSGMFDVVVMVPPQFANSENRVNDKEAAIQLLYNVASDQSMVARERVAKILGSWRSGWIHQRLSESGIDMMSLELFQLDDVDIAPSQTREAALWSKLLPFIMLIWAMTGAFYPAIDLVAGEKERGTLETLLCSPAHRSEIVAGKLAAVTTFSMLTAILNAGSMLVTSSFVVGQIDFGGSTSIGAPPIGPMLWLLVALVPLSTLFSALALAVAAMARSSKEGQYYLMPLMMITLPLVMLPMLPGTTLTVGTSLIPVTGMFLMVRALVEGQYGIALWHLPMVAGVMVTCLWMASRWALKQFEDEAVLFGGNDQWELRQWVRHLWRDRQIAATPSQAVACGAVILVALFFGKLAVTEMPTTLTGISKLILMPQLGLILAPTLLMATVLTTSLRKSLRIRMPHWTTLPLAVLLGCTLHPSYVMLASWISHMYPVSEQAMAAMKPFADQISAAPWVSVVLLMALVPSICEELAFRGFIFGGLERQGGRLRAVVVTAVLFGISHGVLQQSIAATVMGLMLGWIALRTGSVLPGILIHFTNNALSVSLERIVDSGWGGASIFLRTTEQGPEYQPFWIVISMGVAVTCMLYFGSLRSVDEEIEADQIEFEEGLVDPTTRFASA from the coding sequence ATGAACCAGTCCGCAAAACAAAAACATTTAGCTGCCAAGAATCACGATCGCTTGGGCTGGGCTTCGGTTTGGTTGATTTATGTTCGCGAGATGCGAGATCAACTGCGGGACCGACGCACGCTCTTTACGATCGCGGTATTGCCGGTGTTGCTCTATCCGTTGGTCGGCACGCTATTGCTACAAATGGTGCAATTCACCCAACACCACAACACCAACGTGTGTGTGATTGGCACCGATCATTTGACGGATGTTCCCGAATTGGTTGGCGATGATTGTTTTGTGGAGAGGTTGGTCTCCGAGGACGATCCGCTGCAAGTGGTGACCTATCAATGGGACGATGTCGCGACCAATCGGTCCGTGGACCAACGCGCTCGGGACTGGGTCAGCAGCGGTATGTTCGACGTCGTCGTGATGGTCCCTCCTCAATTTGCCAATTCCGAAAACCGCGTGAATGACAAGGAAGCGGCAATCCAATTGCTCTACAACGTGGCGTCGGATCAATCGATGGTCGCGCGAGAACGCGTAGCAAAGATTCTCGGCAGCTGGCGATCCGGATGGATCCACCAGCGGCTGTCGGAATCCGGCATCGACATGATGTCACTCGAACTATTCCAGCTAGACGACGTCGATATCGCTCCCTCGCAAACTCGCGAAGCGGCGCTGTGGAGCAAGCTGTTGCCGTTCATCATGTTGATTTGGGCGATGACCGGCGCCTTCTATCCCGCGATCGACTTGGTCGCAGGGGAAAAAGAGCGTGGGACGCTGGAAACGCTGCTATGTAGCCCCGCCCATCGTTCTGAAATCGTCGCCGGCAAACTCGCCGCGGTAACCACCTTTAGCATGCTGACGGCGATCTTGAATGCCGGCAGTATGTTGGTCACCAGCTCGTTTGTAGTTGGACAAATTGACTTTGGCGGTAGCACCTCGATTGGTGCACCCCCGATCGGACCGATGTTGTGGTTGCTTGTCGCGTTGGTCCCGTTGTCGACCTTGTTCAGCGCCTTGGCACTGGCCGTCGCCGCGATGGCGCGGAGCAGCAAAGAGGGGCAATACTATTTGATGCCCTTGATGATGATCACCCTGCCATTGGTGATGCTGCCGATGTTGCCCGGCACCACGTTGACCGTGGGGACCAGCTTGATCCCCGTCACCGGTATGTTCCTGATGGTTCGCGCGTTGGTCGAAGGCCAATACGGCATCGCCCTGTGGCACCTGCCGATGGTGGCCGGTGTGATGGTTACGTGTTTGTGGATGGCATCGCGATGGGCACTGAAACAATTCGAAGACGAAGCGGTGCTGTTCGGTGGCAACGACCAATGGGAACTTCGTCAATGGGTTCGCCACTTGTGGCGAGACCGTCAAATCGCAGCGACGCCAAGTCAAGCGGTCGCTTGTGGGGCCGTAATCTTGGTCGCGTTGTTCTTCGGTAAACTAGCCGTAACCGAAATGCCAACGACACTGACCGGTATTAGTAAACTCATATTGATGCCACAGCTTGGCCTGATCCTCGCGCCAACGCTGTTGATGGCAACGGTCCTGACGACTTCGCTGCGGAAGAGTCTGCGGATTCGCATGCCACACTGGACCACGTTGCCATTGGCCGTGTTACTCGGCTGCACCTTGCATCCGAGCTACGTGATGTTGGCATCTTGGATCAGTCACATGTATCCCGTCAGCGAACAAGCGATGGCAGCCATGAAGCCATTTGCGGATCAGATTTCTGCGGCCCCGTGGGTTTCCGTGGTGCTGTTAATGGCACTGGTCCCTTCCATTTGTGAAGAACTTGCGTTCCGCGGCTTCATCTTTGGTGGCCTGGAACGCCAAGGCGGACGTCTACGCGCCGTCGTTGTCACCGCCGTGCTGTTTGGAATCTCTCATGGTGTCTTGCAACAATCGATCGCAGCAACCGTGATGGGGTTGATGCTGGGTTGGATCGCGTTGCGAACCGGAAGCGTGTTGCCGGGCATCCTGATCCACTTCACCAACAATGCACTTTCGGTATCACTTGAGCGGATTGTCGATAGCGGTTGGGGTGGAGCATCGATCTTCTTGCGAACGACCGAACAAGGTCCCGAGTATCAACCCTTTTGGATCGTGATCAGCATGGGCGTTGCTGTCACATGCATGCTCTACTTTGGATCGCTGCGGAGTGTGGACGAAGAAATTGAAGCGGATCAAATCGAGTTTGAAGAAGGGCTGGTGGATCCCACGACCCGTTTTGCGAGTGCCTGA
- the hemC gene encoding hydroxymethylbilane synthase, translating to MSNSQSAGTSPPTVGSGTSDSDRVLRIATRESPLAMWQAEHVSALLKQAGFATKLVPLVSSGDTDMRPIQAGAQVGVFTKRIQQALLDGEADVAVHSLKDLPTEVDPQLMLAAVPAREVVQDCLVSQSRWTIATLPKGARIGTGSRRRAAQLRYHRPDLDVQPIRGNVQTRLEKLRVGQYDAIMLAAAGLTRLQMDEVPRVELPLAEMLPAPGQGALAIEVRRDAEEVQAIVAGLNDLVARATVMVERTLLAALNGGCLAPIAAYCQIEQGVLTLDAVVLSSDGTQRLDERRSLPFDPPQWEACAKTLADQASESLASRGARELIQETRS from the coding sequence TTGTCTAATTCGCAATCGGCTGGCACCTCCCCCCCTACCGTTGGCTCCGGTACTTCGGATTCTGATCGTGTGTTGCGGATCGCGACCCGCGAAAGCCCGTTGGCGATGTGGCAAGCCGAGCATGTCTCGGCGCTGCTGAAGCAGGCCGGTTTTGCCACGAAATTGGTACCTTTGGTCAGCAGCGGCGATACCGACATGCGTCCGATCCAAGCGGGGGCCCAGGTAGGAGTTTTCACGAAGCGAATCCAGCAAGCCCTTCTGGATGGCGAAGCGGATGTTGCAGTTCATTCGTTGAAGGATTTGCCGACCGAAGTCGATCCGCAGCTGATGCTGGCCGCCGTGCCGGCGCGGGAAGTGGTTCAGGATTGTTTGGTGTCCCAGTCGCGATGGACGATTGCGACATTGCCCAAGGGAGCACGGATCGGAACCGGCAGCCGTCGTCGTGCGGCCCAGTTGCGCTACCATCGCCCCGACCTCGATGTTCAACCAATCCGCGGCAACGTGCAGACGCGACTCGAGAAACTTCGCGTCGGGCAATACGATGCAATCATGTTGGCTGCGGCCGGCTTGACTCGATTGCAGATGGACGAGGTGCCGCGAGTGGAATTGCCGCTTGCGGAGATGTTGCCCGCACCCGGACAAGGGGCGCTCGCGATTGAGGTCCGCCGCGACGCGGAGGAGGTGCAAGCGATCGTGGCTGGGTTGAATGACCTTGTCGCACGTGCGACGGTGATGGTGGAACGGACCCTCTTGGCAGCACTCAATGGCGGATGCTTGGCGCCGATCGCGGCCTATTGCCAAATCGAACAAGGCGTTTTGACGCTCGATGCGGTCGTGTTATCGAGCGATGGAACGCAGCGGTTGGACGAGCGCCGGTCGCTTCCCTTTGATCCACCGCAATGGGAAGCGTGTGCGAAAACACTCGCCGATCAGGCCAGTGAAAGTTTGGCAAGTCGTGGGGCACGCGAGTTGATTCAGGAAACGCGAAGCTGA